One segment of Cydia splendana chromosome 22, ilCydSple1.2, whole genome shotgun sequence DNA contains the following:
- the LOC134801396 gene encoding uncharacterized protein LOC134801396 encodes MEQQIVVKTEMQPNEEILLFYVDEEDGTTEHGVVTTIENIEQQQVAQLQDDNTYLVEQSSTPYEEAMEADHAWSKDKWTDDETKRLLVFYVDNKTSFLGGATTKKHLWTVACKTMLSNKNHAGCEMKLRNLKRKYTQLRIEQEKGFDVIWPYFQLSHQAFHDDKYVTAVLEEEKAKMAPKPVVPARSNDDTGVLVVKKVNKQAGDGNVEAMLNLYLKHKKISSHRVKQRNLWQNIALQLGTDDGDYWHKRFLNFKSNYVRLLEKRNLEGPDSISWPYMKLFDQIYEGDEEFQKKHGLQKYEPPVRIEQYQQVPAESLEHIWNQTELTVLVKYYFDCYQEFQDKTIPNSFLWNEVGRLIDKSPDSCKAKYEELRAEHLGKYIEGGYEVRNRAPLAILFDNIIFKDVQLEIATKSLRATENDMWKTEELDELVQFFYDNVEVFKDSVCYFVCWAAISKKLRRTIPACRKQWKELTRLYKSILDDKKENPDMQIDWRYIELFDCIFVYGMDTHLLDGYEKLQDQEKESEKVGVKRVEIRSDDENEFDEIISEDEESYDDRGFMKRSKRRPGESKSFKILEYYQKNKDKFNSPFRKKLALWEVLAKDIGISATQCAHRFRNLKQVYTKYVQREINKPDKPILWPYYAHCKKVFGYRAIKSKLRNGKKDTDDEEDWSAKEIKQLIVYFSQNFDDINSNLEDKSKWSALAAEIGKLEDACSDKLLELRKSYRKLKTMKTRNPDVKISWKYFNMFDEIYSAREETGEIVQEIEVNGDGYEEFSLSDVKMEAQDDDFQCIIVIPEGQDINDMSNAQIIMSENGQMQPYIQVQTENQQTVKKWTKKTKKTLLIHYINYLRMNRGKEINATDMWKEISAKLNMSPLSCRKMFAKLKENHLLLANEVDPNKKKTPYYTLLEKIVAMKPKFAKTGQKKTMKEEKVYTDVALPDEKVLQALLYYLEHVGEFVSPKFENKYLWTELANHISEPLNNILRKINYLKQNFDIQTGKVSGEDTPFTDILREIVSKESSLTSDIQNEPKPDQLENEEETWTDEETEQLLSWYLANLEKFKNPKFVRSYLWMEAADILKKSALVCSKKMTEVRTQYKTLIKESPEELNNWRFYDLCQKIYGTGKRNAESMMILDTTQNV; translated from the exons ATGGAGCAGCAAATTGTTGTGAAGACGGAAATGCAGCCAAATGAGGAAATACTGCTGTTTTATGTAGATG AAGAAGATGGCACAACAGAACATGGAGTAGTGACAACTATTGAAAACATTGAGCAACAACAAGTAGCTCAGCTTCAAGATGACAATACCTATCTGGTGGAACAATCTAGCACTCCCTATGAAGAGGCAATGGAAGCGGACCACGCCTGGTCCAAAGACAAATGGACTGATGACGAAACTAAACGACTTCTAGTATTCTATGTCGACAATAAAACCTCTTTCCTAGGAGGAGCaacaacaaaaaaacatctATGGACAGTAGCCTGCAAAACTATGCTCTCAAACAAGAACCATGCTGGCTGTGAAATGAAGCTgcgaaatttaaaaagaaagtatACCCAGCTGCGTATAGAACAAGAGAAGGGATTCGATGTCATATGGCCGTATTTCCAACTCAGCCACCAAGCTTTTCATGATGACAAATATGTCACTGCTGTTTTAGAGGAGGAAAAAGCCAAAATGGCGCCTAAACCTGTCGTACCAGCCAGATCTAATGACGATACAGGCGTTTTGGTGGTCAAAAAGGTTAATAAACAGGCTGGGGACGGAAATGTAGAAGCAATGTTAAATTTATACTTGAAACATAAAAAGATCAGTAGCCATAGAGTTAAACAAAGGAATTTGTGGCAAAACATTGCTTTACAGCTAGGTACCGATGACGGTGACTACTGGCATAAACGCTTTTTAAATTTCAAGAGTAACTATGTGAGGTTACTGGAGAAAAGAAACTTGGAAGGGCCAGACTCTATAAGCTGGCCGTATATGAAACTGTTTGATCAGATTTATGAAGGAGATGAAGAATTCCAGAAAAAACATGGACTGCAGAAATATGAGCCTCCAGTGCGTATAGAACAGTATCAACAAGTTCCGGCAGAATCTCTTGAACATATCTGGAATCAAACAGAATTGACTGTCCTTGTCAAATACTACTTTGACTGCTACCAAGAGTTTCAAGATAAAACGATTCCAAACAGTTTCCTGTGGAATGAGGTTGGGCGTCTGATAGACAAAAGTCCTGATTCGTGCAAAGCTAAATATGAGGAATTAAGGGCAGAGCATCTCGGGAAATACATTGAAGGAGGATATGAAGTCCGCAATCGAGCGCCACTGGCAATTTTATTCGACAATATTATCTTTAAAGACGTCCAGCTAGAAATTGCTACCAAGAGCCTTAGAGCCACTGAAAACGACATGTGGAAAACTGAAGAGTTGGATGAATTGGTGCAATTCTTCTATGACAATGTAGAGGTCTTTAAAGATTCTGTTTGTTACTTCGTATGTTGGGCTGCCATCTCGAAGAAGCTACGGAGGACTATACCTGCTTGTAGAAAGCAGTGGAAAGAGTTAACAAGACTGTATAAGAGTATTCTGGATGATAAGAAGGAGAATCCTGACATGCAGATCGACTGGCGATATATTGAGTTGTTTGACTGCATATTTGTTTATGGTATGGATACGCATCTTCTTGACGGCTATGAGAAGTTGCAGGATCAGGAGAAGGAGTCTGAAAAAGTTGGAG TAAAGAGAGTCGAAATCAGATCGGATGACGAAAACGAGTTCGACGAAATCATATCCGAAGACGAGGAGTCTTACGACGATAGAGGCTTCATGAAGCGCTCCAAACGCCGCCCCGGCGAGTCTAAGTCCTTCAAAATACTCGAATACTACCAGAAAAACAAGGATAAATTCAACTCTCCTTTCCGTAAGAAGCTAGCTCTTTGGGAAGTCCTAGCTAAAGACATAGGCATTTCAGCAACCCAGTGCGCGCATAGATTCAGAAACCTAAAGCAAGTCTACACGAAATATGTGCAAAGAGAAATCAATAAGCCTGACAAGCCTATCCTATGGCCGTATTACGCGCATTGCAAAAAGGTCTTTGGATACAGAGCCATTAAGTCCAAATTGCGTAATGGCAAGAAAGATACTGATGATGAGGAAGACTGGTCTGCTAAAGAAATTAAACAACTCATTGTTTATTTCTCGCAGAATTTTGATGATATCAACTCTAATTTGGAGGATAAAAGCAAATGGTCGGCTTTAGCAGCCGAAATTGGTAAATTGGAAGATGCTTGCAGCGATAAGTTGCTAGAACTGAGGAAATCCTACAGGAAACTTAAGACAATGAAAACTAGGAATCCTGATGTTAAGATCAGTTGGAAGTATTTCAATATGTTTGATGAGATTTATAGTGCAAGAGAAGAGACAGGGGAAATTGTGCAAGAAATTGAAGTAAATGGCGACGGATATGAAGAATTTAGTCTTTCTGATGTTAAGATGGAAGCACAAG atgatgacTTTCAATGTATAATCGTGATACCTGAAGGCCAGGACATCAATGATATGAGCAATGCACAAATCATCATGTCTGAAAATGGCCAAATGCAGCCATACATACAAGTCCAAACAGAAAACCAACAAACAGTCAAGAAATGGACTAAAAAGACCAAAAAGACATTGCTGATACACTATATTAACTATTTGAGGATGAACAGAGGGAAAGAAATAAATGCAACTGATATGTGGAAGGAAATATCAGCCAAATTAAACATGTCTCCATTATCGTGTAGAAAAATGTTTGCGAAATTGAAAGAAAATCATTTACTACTAGCCAATGAAGTTGATCCCAACAAAAAGAAGACGCCATATTACACGCTACTTGAGAAAATAGTAGCTATGAAGCCTAAATTCGCTAAAACAGGACAAAAGAAAACTATGAAAGAAGAAAAAGTTTACACTGATGTTGCTCTGCCTGATGAGAAAGTGCTACAAGCATTGTTATACTATTTAGAGCATGTAGGAGAATTCGTGAGTCCCAAGTTTGAGAATAAATACCTATGGACAGAACTGGCCAATCACATCTCAGAGCCTTTGAACAATATATTGAGAAAAATTAACTATCTGAAGCAGAATTTCGATATTCAAACAGGAAAAGTTTCAGGAGAAGACACTCCTTTCACTGACATTTTAAGGGAAATCGTATCAAAGGAATCTTCTCTTACTAGCGATATTCAAAACGAGCCAAAACCTGACCAGCTAGAAAACGAAGAGGAAACATGGACTGATGAGGAAACAGAACAGCTACTTAGCTGGTATCTGGCAAACTTAGAAAAATTCAAGAACCCCAAATTTGTTCGCAGTTACCTGTGGATGGAGGCCGCGGACATCCTCAAGAAGAGTGCTCTCGTTTGCTCTAAAAAGATGACTGAAGTTAGGACTCAGTACAAAACTCTTATAAAAGAAAGTCCTGAAGAATTGAACAATTGGAGGTTCTATGATTTGTGCCAGAAAATATACGGGACGGGAAAAAGGAATGCTGAGAGTATGATGATTTTAGATACGACGCAAAACGTTTAG